The Deltaproteobacteria bacterium PRO3 sequence ACATGCGCGACATCAAGATCTCGTCGATCTACGAGGGCACCAACGGCATCCAGGCCCTCGACCTGATCGGCCGCAAGATCGGACAGAAGAACGGCGAGTACTTCCGCGAGCTCTACGAAGAGCTGAACGGCTTCTGCAGCAAACAGGCGGCGCATCCCGCATTCAAGGACGAGGTCGCCTCGGTCAAGAAGGCGCTCGATCAGGTCGGCCAGGTGACGATGAAGTTCGCCGAATGGGGCATGGGCGGGGACATCTTGAGACCCCAGTTGCACGCGGTAAATTACCTCTACAACCTGGGCGACACCTTCGTCGCCTACCTCCTGGTCGACCAGGCCATCGTCGCCCTGGCCAAGCTGGAGGAGATCTGGAAGTCCCAAGGCGCCGATAACGAGGAGAAGAAAAGCAAGATCTGCACCGAGAACGACGAGGCCCGCTTCCTCGAGGGCAAGGTGAAATCGGCGCGCTTCTTCGTCAGTAGCATCCTGCCGCAAGTGACCGCCCGGGCGAAGACGATCCTCTCGGAGGATCTGTCGGCGCTGAAGGTGCGGTTTTAAGCCGCGGCTTAAGTCCCTTAGAAAACGGAATCCAGCATAAGAAACTTAGACACTCAGGCACTTAGCCACTTAGGCACTTAAATCTATTGCCCCAGCAGGCTGATGAACTCGCAGCTGGGCAGCGACTTCGCGCCCTTGAGGCCTTCGCAGGTGCCTTTGCTGATGTTTTCCTTGCATTGGTCGAGGGTGGTCCGCTCGATGGTGAGCGGCTTGTCCTTGGGGAGACGGCCGAAGCCCTTCTTGAAGCTCGCAAAGAGGATCTTTTGACACTCTTTGACGCTCATCTCCTTCTTGGTATCGCACTCCTCCATCTTGCCGCACCAGACCTCGGCCATTTCCTGCGAGACCTGCTTGGACGAAGGGGCCTTGACCTCCTTGACTTCTTCCTCCTCGGCCTGAAGCGGGGCCGCACCGAGCAGCGCCGCCAGCGCCGCCAACAACCAGATTTTCTTCATCGCAGCTTCTCCATCGTGAGGGTTAAGGGATTAAAACGATCTTGCCGAAGACCTCGCCGGTCTCCAGCAGCCGGTGCGCCTCGCGCGCCTCGGCCAGCGGCAGGGTCCGGTCGAGCACCGGCTTGAGCCGCCCCGCCTCGACCTGCCGCAGGATCTCGAATTGGCTGCCGCGCGAGCCCATCGTCGAACCCAGGATCCGCAGCTGCCGGAAAAAGACCTGGCGCAGGTCGGTCGTCACTTCGGCCCCCGTGGTCGCGCCGCAGGTGACGAGGACGCCGCCCCACTTCAAGCACAACAGCGACTCCTTCCACAAGGCCTTCCCGACGTGCTCGAAAACCACGTCGATCGCCTGCTTGCCGGCGACGCGGGCGACGGCCTCGAGGAGGTTTTCATTCTTATAATTGACGCCGAAATCCGCGCCCAGGGCCTTGGCCTTCTCAAGCTTGGCGTCCGAGCCCGCCGTCGTGATCACCCGGCAGCCGAAGAGCTTGGCGATCTGGATGCCGGCCGAACCGACCCCGCTGCCGCCGCCGTGGATCAAGACCCATTGACCCGGACGGATGGCGGCCTTGTCGACCAGCATCTGCCAGGCGGTGAGGAAGACCAGGGGCAGGCAGGCCGCCTGGGCGAAGTCGAGGTTTTGCGGAAAGGGCAAGAGATTGCGGGCCGGCACCGCGAGGTATTCGGCATAACCCCCGGAGACGTTCTCGCCGAGGATGCGGTAGCGCGGGCAGAGGTTGTCGCGACCCTCGGAGCAAGGCTCGCAGCGGCCGCAGCTCAGTCCCGGGTGCAGCAGGACCTTTTGGCCCAGGGCCACACCCTCGACCAAGTCCCCGACCTCGGCAACCTCGCCGGCGATGTCGCTCCCAAGGATGTGGGGATAGGCGAGCTTCAGGTGGGGCAAGCCTTTGCGAATCCAGAGGTCGAGATGGTTGAGGGCGACCGCGCGGACCCTGACCAGGACCTCGTCGGCCCGGATTTTGGGCTTAGGCAGCTCGGCGGCCTCGAGGACCTCGGGACCGCCATGGCGATGGAGAACGACGGCTTTCATCTTGAAATCGCTTGTCTTTATGGAAGGCTCTTGTATCTTTGCTCCTGTATCCCTCGCAAGCCTTATTCCTCCAAACCTCAGCGAAAGGATCGCCCTTATGGCCAAATCCCTGAAATACTCCCTCCTCCCCCTCGCCCTGCTCTTTTTGACCGCCTGTCCGGGCAAAAAGCTGAGTTCCGACCAGGTGCTTGGGGCCGTCGTCGGGGCCATGTGCAAGAAGTTGGTCACCTGCCAGCCCAATGCCATGCCCAGCGAGGATTTTTGCCAAACCACCATGAAAACAGCGCTGAATTCGGCCAAGGACATGCCCAAGGCCGAGGCCACCCAGAAGCAGTTGGACGCCTGCCTCGACAGCATTAACAAGTCGGAATGTCAGGGACTTTTGGGCAGCGAGCCGCCCGCGGGCTGTGAGTTCTTAAAATAATCGGATCGGCTAAAACTTTATGGGGGGAGCCGCGTAACTAACTATATCATCTCCCCCCTTTTCCAATAGGCTCAAGGCCTCGCGAGGTGCCTAAAAACACCGATACTCGCGAGGCCTTTTTCTTTCTTTTCCGGCCCCCGCGAAGGCCCGGAAAATACCCTCGACTCGCCCGGCGGCGATCTATATATTGCCCGCAATTTTAGCCATGAAACCCATCGCCCTCGTCACCG is a genomic window containing:
- a CDS encoding zinc-binding dehydrogenase, which gives rise to MKAVVLHRHGGPEVLEAAELPKPKIRADEVLVRVRAVALNHLDLWIRKGLPHLKLAYPHILGSDIAGEVAEVGDLVEGVALGQKVLLHPGLSCGRCEPCSEGRDNLCPRYRILGENVSGGYAEYLAVPARNLLPFPQNLDFAQAACLPLVFLTAWQMLVDKAAIRPGQWVLIHGGGSGVGSAGIQIAKLFGCRVITTAGSDAKLEKAKALGADFGVNYKNENLLEAVARVAGKQAIDVVFEHVGKALWKESLLCLKWGGVLVTCGATTGAEVTTDLRQVFFRQLRILGSTMGSRGSQFEILRQVEAGRLKPVLDRTLPLAEAREAHRLLETGEVFGKIVLIP